The following proteins come from a genomic window of Anopheles ziemanni chromosome 3, idAnoZiCoDA_A2_x.2, whole genome shotgun sequence:
- the LOC131287847 gene encoding cholesterol transporter ABCA5-like: protein MGKELLNSSNFCQQLGATLVRNFKLKIRDSRKTIAEVFLPLYTLGTLIVLKILIPNPNFPAITEPRGAATLFEHFQHHKAHTIAVLPQPNSSTTVPFLNEVNELWMSNRRHQPGVHPIKWIVYDTPEELLAAYWRDPSKMPLALIFHSDDPLFGPLRYEIRTNPSFFVTPSTTELYASLVTCRQSDSYWSAVIPIETGDSCPVNQYYYSGFVALQTLLDYTKIRLVTQNEELQIPHITLEMFPKAAYTGNWMVAFRLVIPIYMVMALSQFITYLLILIVGEKENHIKEGLKIMGLRDSVFWCGWFLIYAVFVTFLSFVSVILVFSLGVFQHTNYLPVFILILLYSFSVILIGFMITPFFDNSRTAGILGNFAVNIMSLLYFLQVFIDDTHTSAALWTVSLISPTGFALAMDKILVLDISGQGVTLDNLWTGPGIPIGGSILMLVVDIVLYAALAFYFDCVIPSDHGTKQRPCFCLNRNYWCKKKVPKVPLLNGESANSFNNALEDQARDVEPVSREMRGKEAIRIVDLYKTFHSCRKPAVNAVNGINLTIYEGQITAILGHNGAGKSTLFNILTGLTSPTSGTIYIFGYDVRDPNDMTMIRRMTGVCPQHDILFETLTPKEHLYFFAAVRGIPPSLVDSEVKKTLRDIDLFDTAETRVKHLSGGQKRKLSVGIAIIGDPKIIILDEPTAGVDPYSRRHMWSILQNRKHGKVILLTTHFMDEADILAERKAVVSRGRLRCCGSSLFLKNKFGIGYHLTLVLDTNSCETSITKLVNEHVPQAEKARRHGRELSYILPHDAVNSFVSLFDDIEKEIRTKRLMLGICSYGVSMTTLEEVFLHLETQREGEQKTEGGEGEEEDGEGDDDEEDGQAAGYPVTDSISRKVMKNRALPRSLSLQERSNSYQSLKNDTKNLLDEQNTDNKASLQDHRMEFETIIPINGLGSDGVSQGTAGSGIHPASMGGVGGNSAVNSPQRIHRKKHHRASRNGVSKSTKSVYEEQGQTQGSTSAVKLNSQNRTNWMDLDDIQLHPSRWSTIGALLKLRLTILFRDIQRLYLLIILPLAFTALGLYLNSIQVLSPIMRSILLDNTTYGSNITKIAVHDNTNPMAWSHAPYVYHHHHQQQQQQTHAGQQTHPGQQKRESQKQHYDPSPQFLHQKHHQQQQQSKEASHLYHRFLSELRQSANVTEEYNGNFSLLLDIAPHMAAFNVNIISWSNVSITTLYNDTAQHSLPIILNLISNTLLRVYAELSPATPNSQSLYQRPPPRRRSIQSPTSMLFDYQDDGREVDGSDDIAFQPLPSSTSTSATSSSSASSSSSSASAGVAGESVLRIELWSHPFQQTAQPQEFNIGTFSSALFVGMIFVLIPVSLAVDMVYDREMKAKNQLRVNGLSSSLYLSAYFIVLSGLMLVICAALLGLVFLFDIPSFRQPPALITLGMLVFLYSPAGILCSTCFSYFFDRTDSAQSILPNILTFVGLIPFILVVFLDMLGIEVKAAIALHYVFSLINPMYIPYATVYFVDRVYIACRLSSACAELSMAHYMTEEVIVMACGCLLHIPIWAFCLRVSDVMKSGGRMRDLFHRSASEEDVMTEEQCTGEYEDEDVRNERSRVFRLTGNSQQQHDDGPQVQPVVLVKSLRKEFSQESLCGNCCCCADDEPPRKKISVRSLSIAVDAGEVLGLLGHNGAGKTTTMKIMTGETAPTRGTVRVAGHSITINQDDAFKTLGYCPQHDALWKNVTVREHLELYARIRGVRGKDLNRLIATYLTGLHINEHANKQTQHCSGGTRRKLSYAMAMVGAPKVVLLDEPSTGMDPKSKRFLWDTILASFHGKRCAMLTTHSMEEADALCSRVGIMVKGELRCLGSTQHLKNLYGAGYTLEIKLKHVENVYSETPIESQPSSSQEQLQLDQSTDHIAPVISNCIDNRSMALRNFVTDLFPSATLEESFADRLVYSVPQQAVSSLAECFSRLEKAKVELDIEEYSFSQTTLEQVFLKFAHYDEETSSVQ, encoded by the exons ATGGGAAAGGAGTTGTTGAACAGTAGCAACTTTTGCCAGCAGCTAGGCGCAACGCTGGTGCGCAATTTTAAGTTGAAAATCCGCGATTCTCGCAAAACGATCGCGGAAGTGTTCCTGCCCTTGTACACCCTCGGTACGCTGATCGTCCTGAAGATACTCATTCCGAACCCGAACTTCCCGGCCATCACGGAACCGCGCGGTGCAGCTACTCTGTTCGAGCACTTTCAGCATCACAAGGCGCACACTATCGCCGTGCTGCCGCAGCCCAACTCCTCCACGACGGTGCCCTTCTTGAACGAGGTGAACGAACTATGGATGTCGAACCGACGCCACCAGCCGGGCGTGCACCCGATCAAGTGGATCGTGTACGACACGCCGGAGGAGCTGCTGGCGGCGTACTGGCGCGATCCGAGCAAGATGCCGCTGGCGCTGATATTCCACTCCGACGATCCGCTGTTCGGTCCGCTGCGCTACGAGATCCGCACCAACCCATCGTTCTTCGTGACGCCCTCGACGACGGAGCTGTACGCGTCGCTGGTGACCTGCCGGCAGTCAGACAGCTACTGGTCAGCGGTGATCCCCATCGAGACGGGTGACTCCTGCCCGGTGAATCAGTACTATTACTCCGGCTTTGTCGCGCTACAGACCCTGCTCGATTACACCAAGATCCGGCTCGTGACGCAGAACGAGGAGCTGCAGATACCGCACATCACGCTGGAGATGTTCCCCAAGGCGGCCTACACCGGCAATTGGATGGTCGCCTTCCGACTGGTCATTCCCATCTACATGGTGATGGCCCTCTCTCAATTCATTACATATCTGCTAATACTGATCGTGGGCGAGAAGGAAAACCACATCAAGGAAGGGTTGAAGATAATGGGCTTACGTGATTCCGTCTTTTG GTGTGGCTGGTTCCTCATCTATGCCGTGTTTGTGACATTCTTGAGCTTTGTGTCGGTTATATTGGTGTTTTCGCTGGGGGTCTTTCAACACACCAACTACCTGCCGGTGTTTATACTGATCCTCCTGTACAGCTTCTCGGTCATCCTGATCGGTTTCATGATAACTCCATTCTTCGATAACTCACGG ACTGCCGGAATTCTTGGAAACTTTGCGGTCAACATTATGTCGCTGCTGTACTTTCTGCAAGTGTTCATCGATGATACGCATACCTCGGCCGCCCTGTGGACGGTTTCGCTCATTTCACCGACTGGGTTTGCGCTGGCGATGGACAAAATCCTCGTTCTGGACATCTCCGGGCAGGGGGTCACGCTTGACAACCTCTGGACCGGACCAGGCATCCCGATCGGAGGCTCCATCTTGATGCTTGTCGTCGACATCGTGCTGTACGCGGCGCTGGCTTTTTACTTCGACTGCGTGATCCCATCGGACCACGGTACCAAGCAACGCCCGTGTTTCTGCCTCAACCGCAACTATTGGTGTAAGAAAAAAGTGCCAAAGGTGCCCTTGCTGAACGGCGAGTCGGCCAACTCGTTTAACAATGCGCTCGAGGATCAGGCGCGCGATGTCGAGCCGGTTTCGCGGGAAATGCGCGGCAAGGAAGCGATCCGTATCGTGGACCTGTACAAGACGTTTCACTCGTGCCGCAAGCCGGCAGTCAACGCGGTCAACGGTATCAATCTGACCATCTACGAGGGCCAGATCACGGCCATCCTGGGGCATAATGGGGCGGGCAAGAGCACACTGTTCAACATACTGACCGGACTAACCTCGCCCACGTCCGGCACGATCTACATCTTTGGGTACGATGTGCGTGATCCGAACGATATGACCATGATTCGTCGAATGACCGGCGTCTGCCCACAGCACGACATCCTCTTCGAAACGCTAACGCCCAAGGAGCACCTGTACTTCTTTGCAGCCGTGCGTGGCATCCCACCGTCGCTGGTGGACAGCGAGGTGAAGAAGACGCTGCGAGACATCGACCTCTTCGATACGGCGGAGACGAGGGTCAAACATCTGAGTGGAGGGCAGAAGCGGAAGCTATCGGTTGGCATCGCTATCATCGGCGACCCGAAGATCATCATCCTGGACGAGCCAACAGCGGGCGTTGATCCGTACTCGCGCCGTCATATGTGGTCCATCCTGCAGAACCGAAAGCACGGCAAGGTGATCCTTCTGACGACGCATTTCATGGACGAGGCGGATATCTTGGCTGAGCGCAAGGCCGTTGTTTCCCGCGGTCGGCTCCGCTGCTGCGGATCGTCGCTGTTCCTAAAGAACAAGTTCGGCATCGGCTACCATCTGACGCTCGTGTTGGACACCAACTCGTGCGAAACGTCCATAACGAAGCTGGTAAACGAGCACGTCCCGCAGGCAGAGAAGGCCCGTCGTCACGGACGAGAGCTGAGCTACATCCTTCCGCACGATGCCGTGAACTCGTTCGTGTCACTATTCGATGACATCGAGAAGGAAATTCGCACCAAGCGGCTCATGCTCGGCATCTGCTCGTACGGCGTATCGATGACGACGCTGGAGGAGGTTTTCCTCCATCTGGAGACACAGCGTGAAGGAGAACAGAAGACCGAAGGTGGCGAGGGTGAGGAAGAGGATGGCGAAGGAGATGATGACGAGGAGGACGGACAGGCGGCAGGCTACCCGGTGACGGATAGCATCAGCCGAAAGGTAATGAAAAACCGTGCCCTCCCGAGGAGCCTCTCGCTGCAGGAGCGTAGCAACAGTTATCAGTCGCTGAAGAACGACACTAAAAACCTGCTGGACGAGCAGAACACCGACAATAAGGCCTCACTGCAAGATCATCGGATGGAGTTCGAGACGATCATACCGATCAATGGGCTCGGGTCAGACGGTGTCAGCCAGGGAACGGCCGGGTCGGGCATTCACCCGGCGTCGATGGGAGGTGTTGGAGGCAATTCAGCGGTCAACTCACCGCAGCGCATCCACCGCAAGAAGCACCACCGAGCGTCACGCAACGGAGTCAGCAAGAGCACCAAAAGTGTGTACGAGGAGCAGGGGCAAACGCAGGGTTCGACCTCGGCGGTGAAGCTCAACAGCCAGAACCGCACCAACTGGATGGACCTGGACGATATACAGCTTCATCCGTCGCGCTGGAGCACGATCGGGGCTCTGTTGAAGTTGCGCCTGACGATTCTCTTTCGTGATATCCAACGGTTGTACCTTCTGATAATACTGCCGCTAGCATTCACCGCTCTCGGACTCTACCTAAATTCGATACAGGTGCTCTCACCGATCATGCGCTCTATTCTGCTAGACAACACGACGTACGGGAGTAATATCACCAAAATAGCCGTGCACGACAATACCAACCCAATGGCGTGGTCTCACGCTCCCTACGtctatcatcatcaccatcagcagcagcagcagcagacacATGCCGGACAGCAGACACATCCCGGACAGCAGAAACGGGAATCGCAAAAGCAGCACTACGACCCAAGCCCTCAATTCCTCCACCAAAAgcatcatcagcaacagcagcaatcgAAGGAGGCATCACATCTCTACCATCGTTTCCTTTCCGAGCTGCGCCAGTCGGCCAACGTGACCGAGGAGTACAATGGGAACTTTTCTTTGCTGCTCGACATCGCTCCACACATGGCGGCGTTCAATGTGAACATCATCTCCTGGTCGAACGTGTCCATCACGACGCTGTACAACGATACCGCTCAGCACAGTCTGCCGATCATCCTGAACCTGATCAGCAACACGCTGCTCCGTGTGTACGCCGAGCTGTCACCGGCGACGCCCAACTCGCAGAGCCTCTACCAAAGGCCACCACCCAGACGTAGGAGCATTCAGTCGCCGACATCCATGCTGTTCGACTACCAGGACGACGGTAGGGAGGTGGACGGATCGGATGATATTGCGTTCCAACCGCTACCATcgagcaccagcaccagtGCGACGTCTTCATCGTCCgcgtcctcatcatcatcgtcagctTCCGCCGGAGTTGCGGGTGAATCGGTGCTACGCATCGAACTGTGGTCACATCCGTTCCAGCAGACGGCCCAGCCGCAGGAGTTTAACATTGGCACGTTTTCATCGGCCCTGTTCGTGGGGATGATATTTGTGCTGATTCCGGTGTCGTTGGCCGTCGACATGGTGTACGATCGCGAGATGAAGGCAAAGAATCAGCTGCGAGTTAACGGGCTTTCCTCGTCGCTCTATCTGTCGGCGTACTTTATCGTGCTTTCCGGGCTAATGCTGGTCATTTGTGCGGCTCTGCTTGGGCTGGTGTTTTTGTTCGACATTCCGTCATTCCGGCAG CCACCTGCTCTCATCACCCTAGGAATGTTGGTATTTCTATACTCCCCGGCAGGAATACTTTGTTCGACGTGTTTCTCGTACTTTTTCGACCGCACTGACTCAGCGCAATCAATTTTACCAAACATTCTTACCTTCGTTGGATTAATTCCCTTCATACTGGTTGTATTTTTGGATATGCTTGGCATCG AGGTTAAGGCGGCGATCGCACTACATTACGTGTTCTCCTTGATCAATCCAATGTACATTCCGTACGCAACGGTCTATTTTGTCGATCGTGTGTATATTGCGTGCCGTCTCAGCTCTGCCTGTGCTGAGCTCTCGATGGCCCACTACATGACCGAGGAGGTGATCGTGATGGCCTGCGGTTGCCTGCTGCACATTCCCATCTGGGCGTTCTGTTTGCGTGTTTCGGACGTGATGAAGAGTGGCGGCCGCATGAGGGATCTGTTTCATCGATCGGCG AGCGAGGAAGACGTTATGACCGAGGAGCAGTGTACCGGCGAGTATGAAGACGAGGATGTCCGCAACGAGCGTAGCAGAGTATTCCGTCTCACGGGAAACTCCCAGCAACAGCACGACGATGGCCCGCAAGTGCAGCCCGTTGTTCTAGTGAAG AGTCTTCGCAAGGAGTTCTCCCAGGAATCGCTCTGCGggaactgttgctgctgtgcgGATGATGAACCACCAAGAAAGAAGATTTCAGTGCGAAGTCTTTCCATCGCAGTCGATGCCGGTGAGGTGCTGGGACTGCTCGGGCACAACGGTGCCGGTAAAACGACCACCATGAAGATCATGACGGGCGAGACGGCTCCAACGCGAGGTACTGTCCGAGTGGCGGGGCACAGTATCACCATCAACCAGGACGATGCCTTCAAAACGCTCGGCTACTGTCCGCAGCATGACGCTCTGTGGAAGAACGTCACGGTACGGGAGCATCTGGAGCTGTACGCGCGGATTCGCGGCGTCCGCGGGAAGGACCTGAATCGTCTGATCGCGACGTATCTGACGGGACTGCACATTAACGAGCATGCGAACAAGCAGACTCAGCACTGTTCGGGGGGCACACGGCGAAAGTTGAGCTACGCCATGGCGATGGTCGGAGCGCCCAAGGTGGTGCTGCTAGACGAACCGTCTACGGGAATGGATCCAAAGTCGAAACGGTTCCTTTGGGATACGATTCTTGCCAGCTTCCACGGTAAACGATGCGCGATGCTGACGACCCATTCGATGGAGGAAGCCGATGCTCTCTGCTCGCGCGTAGGCATCATGGTGAAAGGGGAACTAAG ATGCCTTGGATCGACGCAGCACTTGAAGAACCTATACGGAGCCGGGTACACGCTCGAGATCAAACTGAAGCATGTCGAAAATGTGTATAGTGAGACGCCGATCGAAAGCCAACCCAGCAGCAGTCAGGAGCAGCTACAGCTCGACCAAAGCACGGACCATATCGCACCGGTTATAAGCAACTGCATCGACAACCGGTCGATGGCGTTGCGCAACTTTGTCACGGACCTGTTCCCGAGTGCCACCTTGGAAGAGAGCTTCGCCGATCGGCTGGTGTATTCAGTGCCTCAGCAGGCGGTCAGTTCCTTAGCGGAGTGTTTTTCGCGGCTTGAGAAAG CCAAAGTCGAACTAGACATCGAGGAGTACTCGTTCAGCCAAACCACACTGGAACAGGTGTTCCTGAAGTTCGCCCACTACGATGAGGAAACATCCAGCGTGCAGTAG
- the LOC131286893 gene encoding polyserase-2-like, whose product MVPRIKLSHTAVLVWVLVAVFYAQISVAQDDFLAKDFNDDECGKRLAQREGLVKGGYPTRPGDWPWHVALYQRGVNSAGFEYACGGSIVHKFLVLTAAHCVTYAASRRKIPTEDLLLKLGRFNLSNEVEEHAEEFNVIETVVHVGFRPTTFENDIAILRVEVPIIFNDFIQPACLWKRDDGFVLPNVQDQTGTVVGWGLTDGNVHGSVLNEARMPVVDSLTCLASDRAFFGQLLYAKAYCAGFKNGTGVCNGDSGGGMYFQFQNRWYLKGLVSFSNTISTTGICNLKEYIGFTDASQYIDWLYENTPNSGIDDPILGHPNIRLINQGNCGRNKQVYGYAEERKPVFNQYPWMVAIRHPFVDSEYVPCNGVLLNRNYILTTTCVDLQDEISVTLGDYDTSKTKDCATVDGQEACRSASQTVSVGQLFRKDNLILARLTIPAVIGRRDHIEAICLPVTPEQRNRLYNKYIMTGWKESGTDARILQRAVLDTIDLNTCRAEFQAYEYASEASKQMDERTICARNLEDPTRSPRCNDYQPGSAIQAIEKKSNRYLLYGLQTDIGYCSKPEQYIAISKYLQWILDNIRG is encoded by the exons ATGGTGCCGCGAATCAAACTATCGCATACTGCTGTGTTAGTGTGGGTCCTTGTGGCAGTTTTCTACGCTCAGATTAGCGTCGCCCAGGATGACTTTTTGGCCAAGGACTTCAACGACGACGAGTGCGGCAAACGGCTGGCCCAACGAGAAGGGCTGGTAAAGGGAGGCTACCCGACGCGGCCAGGAGATTGGCCTTGGCATGTGGCGCTGTACCAGCGCGGTGTGAACAGTGCCGGGTTCGAGTATGCGTGCGGTGGTAGCATCGTGCACAAATTTCTCGTGCTGACGGCTGCCCACTGCGTCACGTACGCAGCTAGCCGGCGCAAGATTCCGACCGAGGATCTGCTGCTGAAGCTGGGCCGGTTCAACCTGTCGAACGAGGTGGAAGAGCACGCGGAGGAGTTCAACGTGATCGAAACGGTCGTGCACGTCGGGTTCCGGCCGACCACGTTCGAGAATGATATAGCGATTCTGCGCGTCGAAGTGCCGATCATCTTCAACGACTTCATACAGCCGGCCTGTCTGTGGAAGCGCGATGACGGCTTCGTGCTGCCCAATGTCCAGGATCAGACCGGCACGGTTGTGGGGTGGGGTCTGACGGACGGCAATGTGCATGGGTCGGTGTTGAACGAGGCTCGCATGCCCGTGGTTGACTCGCTGACGTGCCTCGCCAGTGATCGCGCGTTCTTCGGGCAACTCCTCTACGCTAAGGCGTACTGCGCAGGATTTAAAAACG GCACTGGCGTCTGCAATGGCGATAGCGGAGGGGGAATGTATTTCCAGTTTCAAAACCGATGGTACTTGAAGGGGCTGGTGTCTTTCAGCAACACGATCAGCACGACTGGAATATGCAATTTGAAAGAGTACATTGGGTTCACCGATGCGTCACAGTACATCGATTGGCTTTACGAGAACACGCCCAACAGTGGAATCGACGATCCGATCCTGGGCCATCCAAACATACGCCTCATTAATCAAGGAAACTGCGGTCGAAACAAGCAGGTCTACGGGTACGCCGAAGAGCGCAAACCCGTTTTCAACCAGTATCCGTGGATGGTGGCGATCCGGCATCCTTTCGTTGATTCCGAGTACGTGCCGTGCAATGGTGTCCTGCTGAACCGAAACTACATTCTAACAACCACCTGTGTTGATTTGCA GGACGAAATAAGCGTAACTCTAGGTGATTACGACACGAGCAAAACCAAGGACTGCGCCACGGTGGATGGTCAAGAGGCGTGCCGTTCTGCGTCCCAAACCGTGTCCGTTGGGCAGCTATTCCGGAAGGATAACCTGATTCTAGCACGGCTCACCATTCCGGCCGTCATCGGTCGCCGGGATCACATCGAGGCCATCTGTCTTCCGGTGACACCGGAACAGCGCAACCGCCTCTACAACAAGTACATCATGACGGGCTGGAAGGAGAGCGGGACGGACGCCCGTATCCTACAACGCGCCGTTCTCGATACCATCGATCTGAACACTTGTCGGGCCGAGTTTCAGGCCTACGAGTACGCTTCCGAAGCATCAAAGCAGATGGACGAGCGCACCATTTGTGCTCGAAATTTGGAAGATCCGACGCGATCACCACGATGCAACGACTACCAGCCCGGATCAGCCATACAGGCTATCGAGAAAAAGTCGAACCGGTACTTGCTCTACGGACTGCAGACGGACATCGGGTATTGCTCGAAACCAGAGCAGTACATTGCCATCAGCAAGTATTTGCAGTGGATCCTGGACAACATCCGTGGATGA